In a genomic window of Curtobacterium sp. MCBD17_035:
- a CDS encoding glycosyltransferase, with translation MRIVQVVTMVASDGAFGGPVSVAIAQCAELARQGHSVTLLAGWDGHAQLRIPGVRVVLARTKRVPGTGFIGTWSPAAVRWLRKHRSEVDLVHVHAGRHLLDMDVALAASHLGLPYVLQTHGMVMPSSSPIVWAFDRWRTRRVVAGARALLSLTVEEDGGLERLFPTASVHRVRNGVAAPPPGRRTASTVPEVLFLARLHPRKRVLAFARMADLLHRRGIDAHFTVVGPDEGDLTSLRAFIAERPELPLQYEGDVPPGDGPRRLSQAAVYVLPSVGEVFPMTVLEALAAGTPSVITNECGIAGELAEYDAAVVTSPEPGALADGVLSVLTDAERAEQLTAAGRAAIETRYGIDAVAADLSQLYARVAPGPTKPSVIWVTNSAPPYRLPVWEALSRDTDLEVWLLESDDRLRSDSNNRGDDWAVGRGSRNYRIRFLDTAVVKRGEARHYVCGWLSARHFAGRDAILIGGWDSPAYWVAAWCAGRAGLRRVGFYESTLLSQRFARGPIAWARRRFYRMMDAVVVPGVAARDALLHEGVDPRRIVVGFNAVDVETIHEEANRVRAALPPPEGPQHLRALVVGQLIDRKNVAAAIGAIVAPELEHVTLTIVGGGKAERDLRDQVKRLGLNDRVRFAGYVPGTELPSLLATHDLLLHPALEEVWGLVVNEALAAGLPVIVSNRAGVAPSIEDMVGVRIIRPTEEAIRKALVEARPTVVDRPPILMETPERFAAVFRSALLSD, from the coding sequence GTGAGGATCGTCCAGGTCGTCACGATGGTCGCATCGGACGGAGCGTTCGGCGGACCGGTGTCGGTCGCGATCGCGCAGTGCGCGGAACTCGCCCGGCAAGGACATTCTGTGACGCTCCTCGCCGGATGGGACGGGCACGCGCAGCTCCGGATCCCGGGCGTCCGGGTCGTCCTGGCCAGGACGAAGCGGGTGCCCGGCACCGGCTTCATCGGGACCTGGTCGCCGGCGGCTGTGCGATGGCTTCGGAAGCACCGCAGTGAGGTCGACCTCGTTCACGTGCATGCCGGTCGACACCTCCTCGACATGGACGTCGCGTTGGCGGCGAGCCACCTGGGTCTGCCATACGTCCTGCAGACGCACGGCATGGTGATGCCGAGCAGCAGCCCCATCGTCTGGGCCTTCGACCGGTGGCGCACGCGACGAGTCGTCGCTGGCGCGCGAGCGCTCCTCAGTCTGACGGTGGAAGAGGACGGCGGACTGGAGAGGCTGTTCCCGACCGCAAGTGTCCACAGGGTGAGGAACGGTGTCGCGGCGCCTCCACCCGGTCGACGCACCGCATCCACGGTGCCCGAGGTCCTCTTCCTTGCCCGACTGCACCCGCGGAAACGGGTCCTCGCCTTCGCGCGGATGGCCGACCTCCTGCATCGCCGAGGAATCGATGCGCACTTCACGGTGGTGGGTCCGGACGAGGGTGACCTCACGTCACTCCGAGCGTTCATCGCGGAACGACCGGAGCTCCCGTTGCAGTACGAGGGAGACGTACCTCCGGGCGACGGACCAAGGCGACTGTCCCAGGCAGCGGTGTATGTCCTTCCGAGCGTCGGGGAGGTCTTCCCGATGACGGTCCTTGAGGCGCTTGCCGCTGGGACACCGTCGGTCATCACGAACGAGTGCGGCATCGCTGGGGAACTGGCCGAGTACGACGCGGCGGTGGTCACGAGTCCGGAGCCAGGGGCGCTCGCAGACGGCGTGCTGTCGGTCCTGACCGATGCGGAACGGGCTGAGCAACTAACCGCAGCCGGTCGTGCAGCCATAGAAACCCGATACGGGATCGACGCGGTCGCCGCCGACCTGTCGCAGCTGTATGCCCGTGTCGCTCCAGGCCCGACGAAACCCTCGGTCATCTGGGTGACGAACAGCGCGCCGCCCTACCGGCTCCCAGTGTGGGAAGCCCTGTCCCGCGACACAGACCTCGAGGTCTGGCTCCTCGAGTCCGACGACCGGCTCCGGTCGGACTCGAACAACCGCGGTGACGATTGGGCGGTCGGTCGAGGGTCTCGCAACTACCGGATCCGGTTCTTGGACACCGCCGTGGTGAAACGAGGTGAGGCGCGACACTACGTCTGCGGTTGGTTGTCGGCGCGACACTTCGCGGGGAGGGACGCCATCCTCATCGGCGGATGGGACTCGCCCGCCTACTGGGTCGCCGCCTGGTGCGCGGGTCGCGCTGGTCTGCGCCGTGTGGGCTTCTACGAATCCACGCTCCTGTCGCAACGGTTCGCACGGGGGCCGATCGCATGGGCTCGTCGACGCTTCTACCGCATGATGGACGCCGTGGTCGTTCCTGGTGTGGCTGCACGCGATGCCCTCCTGCATGAGGGAGTCGACCCGCGCCGCATCGTGGTCGGGTTCAACGCCGTCGATGTCGAGACCATCCACGAGGAAGCCAACCGTGTCCGCGCTGCCCTCCCTCCGCCTGAGGGTCCGCAGCACCTGCGGGCGCTCGTTGTCGGACAGCTCATCGACCGCAAGAACGTCGCCGCGGCTATCGGAGCCATCGTTGCCCCCGAGCTCGAACATGTGACGCTGACCATCGTCGGGGGCGGAAAAGCCGAGAGAGACCTCCGGGATCAAGTCAAACGGCTCGGTCTGAACGATCGGGTTCGCTTCGCCGGCTACGTTCCCGGCACCGAGCTCCCCAGCCTTCTCGCCACGCACGATCTCCTCCTGCACCCGGCACTCGAGGAGGTTTGGGGACTAGTGGTCAACGAAGCGCTCGCGGCGGGACTTCCAGTCATCGTGAGCAATCGTGCCGGGGTCGCCCCCTCGATCGAGGACATGGTCGGTGTGAGGATCATCCGACCTACCGAAGAAGCAATCCGGAAGGCGCTTGTGGAAGCACGCCCGACCGTGGTCGATCGTCCTCCGATCCTCATGGAGACGCCAGAGCGCTTCGCTGCGG
- a CDS encoding acetyltransferase encodes MIRLADAPGERTSWDRPRSMVYLWGIAELLFVTNPWQVSSAIRVRVLRVFGAEIGRGVVFRPRTRVRFPWKLHIGNDSWIGEGVWFHNQDHIHIGHDVVISQESFLTTGSHAHRRDMALLTRPITVEPGVWITSRCMVLGGSHIGRSALVRPMSLVAGLVPPNAIVEGNPAQVVGSRFPAEDEGGQL; translated from the coding sequence GTGATCCGCCTCGCAGATGCGCCGGGCGAGCGTACCTCCTGGGACCGACCGCGCTCGATGGTCTACCTCTGGGGGATCGCGGAGCTCTTGTTCGTGACCAACCCCTGGCAGGTCAGTTCCGCGATCAGGGTCCGCGTGCTGCGCGTGTTCGGCGCGGAGATCGGCCGAGGGGTGGTGTTCCGACCACGCACGCGGGTCCGTTTCCCCTGGAAACTGCACATCGGCAACGACAGCTGGATCGGTGAGGGCGTCTGGTTCCACAACCAGGACCACATCCACATCGGGCACGACGTCGTCATCTCACAGGAGTCGTTCCTCACGACCGGAAGTCATGCGCATCGGCGCGACATGGCCCTCCTGACACGACCTATCACCGTGGAGCCTGGCGTCTGGATCACGTCGCGATGCATGGTGCTCGGCGGAAGCCACATCGGGCGCTCCGCGCTCGTTCGACCGATGTCACTCGTCGCCGGTCTCGTTCCGCCGAACGCCATCGTGGAGGGCAATCCGGCGCAGGTCGTCGGATCCCGTTTCCCGGCCGAGGACGAGGGCGGCCAGCTGTGA
- a CDS encoding glycosyltransferase family 4 protein, whose amino-acid sequence MAKIVIVQPYVARYRAPLFTELAGRLTAAGHDLVIATGAPTGAQRHRRDAFRLSDVQHDQRATRSFDLGPLVVRTVGSRGSWRDADVVVVELAAGSIDSMAALLSRSSRAVGVWGHVGGYVKVDSTATTRVKRWQVQKADRVLAYSDSGAATAVAWGAKAERVTALQNTVDTAALRTQVLAERGTSPEEIRSQLGLRPRSAVFAYLGGLDAVKRVDLLADTLDVLHHCGADIELVIGGHGDEEHLLRSALERGQVRLLGYADDHMKARIARVASALVNPGRVGLLAVESMALGLPIITTTGARHAPEFEYLAPGVDSSLVAPTGSAIADEVMRFAQEPEYAKRLASAIDARSGDFPLETMVDRMTASILALVEDSRVGRRRN is encoded by the coding sequence GTGGCGAAGATCGTGATTGTTCAGCCCTACGTTGCCCGCTATCGAGCACCCCTCTTCACGGAACTCGCAGGTCGACTGACCGCCGCAGGGCACGACCTCGTCATCGCAACGGGTGCGCCGACCGGAGCGCAGCGGCACCGCCGTGACGCCTTCCGTCTGTCGGACGTCCAGCACGATCAACGTGCCACACGGTCGTTCGACCTCGGTCCCCTCGTCGTCCGGACGGTCGGCAGTCGCGGCTCATGGCGCGACGCCGACGTCGTCGTCGTCGAGCTCGCCGCTGGTTCCATCGATTCGATGGCGGCGCTCCTCTCCCGTTCGTCACGAGCAGTCGGCGTGTGGGGGCACGTGGGCGGTTACGTCAAGGTGGACAGCACCGCGACGACGCGAGTCAAACGGTGGCAGGTGCAGAAAGCAGACCGCGTCCTCGCCTACAGCGACAGCGGTGCCGCGACAGCCGTGGCGTGGGGAGCCAAAGCAGAGCGCGTCACGGCACTGCAGAACACGGTGGACACGGCGGCGCTCCGCACACAGGTCCTGGCCGAACGTGGAACGTCCCCGGAGGAGATCCGAAGCCAACTGGGCCTCCGGCCTCGCTCCGCGGTGTTCGCCTACCTCGGTGGTCTCGACGCCGTCAAGCGGGTCGACCTGTTGGCGGACACCCTCGACGTCCTGCACCACTGCGGCGCCGACATCGAGTTGGTCATCGGCGGGCACGGCGACGAGGAGCACCTCCTGCGGAGTGCGCTGGAGCGCGGCCAGGTCCGCCTCCTGGGGTACGCGGACGACCACATGAAGGCCCGCATCGCACGCGTCGCATCAGCGCTCGTGAACCCCGGCCGCGTGGGCCTGTTGGCCGTGGAGAGCATGGCACTCGGGCTGCCGATCATCACCACGACAGGCGCTCGGCACGCGCCGGAGTTCGAGTACCTCGCGCCGGGCGTGGACAGTTCGCTCGTCGCGCCGACGGGATCGGCGATCGCGGACGAGGTCATGCGGTTCGCGCAGGAACCCGAGTACGCGAAGCGACTCGCCAGCGCGATAGACGCTCGCAGCGGAGACTTCCCGCTCGAAACGATGGTGGATCGGATGACCGCTTCGATCCTGGCACTCGTCGAGGACAGCAGGGTCGGACGTCGGCGGAACTGA
- a CDS encoding glycosyltransferase family 4 protein, producing MPHRIAVLVVGVNYAPEMTGIAPYTAGLAEGLASRGHRVRVITAFPHYPAWRFDSAGVPLHRRESLEGVRVDRVRHLLPRSPIGVQRFLSELSFGVRAAARRWGRPDVVVLVSPALFASVVALLRARLARRPVVTWVQDLYALGLQELGDGGSGTVTRVLAAVESWVLRHSDRVVVIHDRFREHVVRSLSVPEGRVDVVRNWTHLQPGVNTDRAAVRRSLGWGEDEVVVLHVGNMGVKQGLGNVIEAAKLAERSGSAVRFVLLGDGNQRAELERQGGDATHVQFIAPLPDREFRQTMESADVLLVNEKPGVGGMAVPSKLTSYFAAGLPVLAASDPGGVTESEVRASGGGVVVRAGDPAALLEAAVALGRDPRRRAELGAAGREYRHTHLSVDGAMQSYARLLADVVHQRRRP from the coding sequence GTGCCCCATCGCATCGCCGTGCTCGTCGTCGGTGTCAACTACGCGCCGGAGATGACGGGCATCGCGCCGTACACAGCCGGCCTCGCTGAGGGGCTCGCGTCGCGCGGGCACCGCGTCCGGGTGATAACGGCGTTCCCCCACTACCCGGCCTGGCGCTTCGACTCAGCGGGTGTGCCGCTCCACCGGCGGGAGTCCCTCGAGGGCGTCCGCGTCGACCGGGTCCGCCACCTGTTGCCCAGGAGCCCGATCGGCGTGCAGCGGTTCCTGTCTGAACTGTCCTTCGGCGTGCGCGCGGCGGCCCGACGGTGGGGTCGACCCGACGTCGTCGTCCTCGTCTCGCCGGCGCTCTTCGCTTCAGTGGTCGCGCTCCTGCGCGCTCGGCTCGCGCGGCGACCGGTCGTCACCTGGGTACAGGACCTGTACGCGCTGGGCCTGCAGGAGCTGGGTGACGGGGGCAGTGGAACGGTCACGCGGGTCCTCGCCGCGGTCGAGTCCTGGGTGCTGCGGCACTCTGATCGCGTGGTCGTCATCCACGACCGATTCCGCGAGCACGTGGTGCGCTCCTTGTCCGTGCCGGAGGGGCGCGTCGACGTCGTCCGAAACTGGACGCACCTGCAGCCGGGCGTGAACACGGACCGCGCCGCGGTGCGCCGGTCCCTCGGGTGGGGCGAGGACGAGGTCGTCGTCCTGCACGTCGGCAACATGGGCGTGAAGCAGGGGCTCGGGAACGTGATCGAGGCGGCGAAGCTCGCCGAGCGTTCCGGGAGCGCAGTGCGCTTCGTGCTCCTGGGCGACGGCAACCAGCGCGCCGAGCTCGAGCGGCAGGGCGGCGACGCTACCCACGTCCAGTTCATCGCACCGCTGCCCGACCGCGAGTTCCGTCAGACCATGGAGAGCGCAGATGTCCTCCTGGTCAACGAGAAGCCGGGCGTCGGCGGGATGGCCGTGCCCAGCAAGCTGACCTCGTACTTCGCGGCCGGTCTGCCCGTGCTCGCCGCGAGCGACCCGGGCGGGGTGACCGAGAGCGAGGTCCGCGCGTCTGGCGGCGGTGTCGTCGTCCGGGCAGGTGACCCGGCCGCGCTCCTCGAGGCGGCCGTAGCACTCGGACGCGACCCTCGTCGTCGTGCGGAACTCGGTGCTGCCGGGCGCGAGTACCGCCACACGCACCTGTCCGTCGACGGTGCCATGCAAAGCTATGCGCGACTCCTCGCGGACGTCGTGCACCAACGCCGACGTCCGTAG
- the gmd gene encoding GDP-mannose 4,6-dehydratase yields the protein MTKRAFITGITGQDGSYLAELLLRKGYEVHGLIRRASTFNTSRIDHLYVDPHDPSARLFLHYGDLSDGARLVSLLGELRPDEVYNLAAQSHVRVSFDEPEHTGDTTGVGSMRMLEAVRMSGIHTRFYQASSSEMFGATPPPQNEETPFWPRSPYGAAKVYSYWVTRNYREAYGMYAVNGILFNHESPRRGETFVTRKITRAVAAIKAGRQEHVYLGNLDAVRDWGYAAEYVEGMWRMLQADEPDDYVLATGGNFTVRDFLVTAFEHAGLDWEEHVRFDERYLRPSEVDALVGDASKAKAKLGWEATVDTAQLARIMVDADIEALECAGRPWIDSVRLESWGTAK from the coding sequence GTGACCAAACGCGCCTTCATCACTGGCATCACCGGGCAGGACGGGTCGTATCTCGCGGAGTTGCTGCTCCGGAAGGGGTATGAGGTGCACGGGTTGATTCGTCGAGCATCGACGTTCAACACGTCGCGAATCGACCACCTCTACGTCGATCCGCATGACCCGTCGGCCCGACTGTTCCTGCACTACGGGGATCTGAGTGACGGCGCTCGGCTCGTCAGTCTGCTCGGCGAGTTGCGGCCCGACGAGGTGTACAACCTCGCCGCGCAGTCGCACGTCCGCGTCTCGTTCGACGAGCCGGAGCACACCGGCGACACGACCGGCGTGGGTTCGATGCGCATGCTCGAGGCCGTGCGGATGTCGGGCATCCACACGCGCTTCTACCAGGCTTCCTCGTCGGAGATGTTCGGAGCGACACCACCGCCGCAGAACGAGGAGACACCGTTCTGGCCGCGGTCCCCGTACGGTGCCGCCAAGGTCTACAGCTACTGGGTGACCCGCAACTACCGCGAGGCGTACGGGATGTACGCGGTGAACGGGATCCTCTTCAACCACGAGTCGCCCCGACGAGGAGAGACCTTCGTGACCCGCAAGATCACCCGTGCCGTCGCCGCCATCAAGGCCGGTCGGCAGGAGCACGTGTACCTGGGGAACCTGGACGCGGTGCGAGACTGGGGATACGCCGCGGAGTACGTCGAGGGCATGTGGCGGATGCTGCAGGCGGACGAGCCCGACGACTACGTGCTGGCCACCGGTGGGAACTTCACGGTCCGCGACTTCCTGGTCACTGCGTTCGAACACGCTGGCCTCGACTGGGAGGAGCACGTCCGGTTCGACGAACGGTACCTGCGTCCCTCCGAAGTCGATGCCCTGGTGGGTGACGCCTCGAAAGCCAAGGCGAAGCTGGGGTGGGAGGCGACCGTCGACACGGCGCAGCTCGCGCGGATCATGGTGGATGCGGACATCGAAGCGCTGGAGTGCGCCGGGCGGCCGTGGATCGACTCCGTCCGGCTGGAGAGTTGGGGGACGGCGAAGTGA
- a CDS encoding GDP-L-fucose synthase, with the protein MTKTAATGAHDEVEFSPEALDRDSTFYVAGHRGLVGSAVWRQLEGQGFTALVGRSSGELDLRDRSAVFDFFRSTEPRYVVLAAAKVGGIMANNTYPVDFLSENLQIQVNVMDAAREVGVERLAFLGSSCIYPKYAPQPITEDALLTGYLEPTNDAYAIAKIAGIMQVQAVRRQYGLPWISAMPTNLYGPGDNFSPAGSHVLPALIRRYEEAARSGSRSVTNWGTGSPRREFLHVDDMAAAVLHLMEHYDGPEQVNVGTGADVTIREIADTIARVVGYEGDTEWDTTKPDGTPQKLLDVSKLRDAGWTAQISLEDGLRTTVEWFRENESNLRE; encoded by the coding sequence GTGACGAAGACCGCGGCGACGGGCGCGCACGACGAGGTCGAATTCTCGCCTGAAGCACTCGACCGCGACAGCACGTTCTACGTCGCCGGGCACCGGGGTTTGGTGGGCTCCGCGGTGTGGCGACAGCTCGAGGGTCAGGGTTTCACCGCGCTGGTCGGGCGCTCGTCGGGGGAGCTCGATCTGCGTGACCGGTCGGCGGTGTTCGATTTCTTCCGGAGCACCGAACCGAGGTACGTCGTACTCGCCGCGGCGAAGGTCGGTGGGATCATGGCGAACAACACCTACCCCGTCGACTTCCTGAGCGAGAATCTTCAGATCCAAGTCAACGTGATGGACGCGGCCCGTGAGGTCGGTGTGGAACGCCTGGCCTTCCTCGGTTCCTCCTGCATCTACCCGAAGTACGCGCCGCAGCCCATCACCGAGGACGCATTGCTCACCGGCTACCTCGAGCCGACGAACGACGCGTATGCGATCGCGAAGATCGCGGGCATCATGCAGGTGCAGGCCGTTCGACGACAGTACGGACTCCCGTGGATCTCCGCCATGCCGACGAATCTCTACGGACCCGGCGACAACTTCTCGCCGGCCGGCTCGCATGTGTTGCCCGCGCTCATCCGCCGATACGAGGAAGCAGCTCGGAGCGGCAGTCGGTCGGTCACCAACTGGGGGACTGGTTCCCCCCGTCGAGAGTTCCTGCACGTGGACGACATGGCCGCCGCCGTGCTCCACCTCATGGAGCACTACGACGGTCCCGAGCAGGTCAACGTCGGCACCGGGGCGGACGTCACCATTCGTGAGATCGCCGACACGATCGCACGCGTCGTCGGCTACGAGGGGGACACCGAGTGGGACACGACGAAGCCGGACGGGACCCCGCAGAAACTGCTCGACGTTTCGAAGCTCCGCGACGCCGGGTGGACCGCCCAGATCTCGCTCGAGGACGGTCTCCGGACGACTGTTGAGTGGTTCCGCGAGAACGAGTCGAACCTGCGGGAGTGA